The following coding sequences are from one Epinephelus moara isolate mb chromosome 7, YSFRI_EMoa_1.0, whole genome shotgun sequence window:
- the LOC126393071 gene encoding olfactory receptor 142-like, with the protein MDNVTLITLFVLSGLNETTNHRAVLFFLTLLCYLFILLANVALIVIIILDKNLHEPMYILLCMFCMNGLYGTAGFYPKFLWDLLSPVHVISYAGCHVQALVMYSFASTDLSVLAVMAYDRYVAICRPLDYHCIMSKQRLLVLVCFSWLAPFCIVGINVILTSRLKLCSPFITRLFCVNWMIVKLACFPADTMVNGIVAYISIIIYVFHGFFIVWSYMYLIKTCVNSIENRRKFMQTCVPHLTSLLTFLVTIVFDVMNMRFGSKDLPQTVQNFIEIQFLVIPPVINPLIYGFKLTKIRNRFLHVITFKNKY; encoded by the coding sequence ATGGATAATGTCACTCTAATAACACTGTTTGTACTTTCAGGTTTAAATGAGACAACGAACCACCGAGCTGTTCTCTTCTTTCTCACTTTACTGTGTTACCTTTTCATTTTGCTGGCAAATGTTGCTCTTATTGTGATCATCATCTTGGATAAGAACCTGCATGAACCAATGTATATTCTATTGTGTATGTTTTGCATGAATGGGCTTTATGGGACAGCAGGTTTCTACCCCAAGTTCCTCTGGGATCTGCTTTCTCCTGTTCATGTTATTTCTTATGCTGGATGCCATGTTCAGGCTCTGGTAATGTATTCATTTGCCAGCACTGATCTGTCTGTTCTTGCAGTCATGGCGTATGACAGATATGTGGCTATATGTCGACCTCTAGACTACCACTGTATTATGTCAAAGCAAAGACTGTTAGTGTTAGTGTGTTTCTCCTGGTTAGCACCTTTTTGCATTGTGGGCATAAATGTTATTCTGACATCTAGATTAAAGTTATGCAGCCCATTTATCACCAGACTTTTTTGTGTGAATTGGATGATTGTTAAACTTGCTTGTTTCCCAGCTGACACTATGGTTAATGGTATTGTTGCATACATTAGTATAATCATTTATGTCTTCCATGGTTTCTTTATAGTTTGGTCCTATATGTATCTCATCAAAACATGTGTGAATTCAATAGAAAACAGGAGGAAGTTCATGCAAACATGTGTGCCACATTTAACCTCCTTACTCACCTTCCTTGTAACAATAGTTTTTGATGTCATGAACATGCGGTTTGGTTCAAAAGATTTACCTCAGACTGTTCAAAACTTTATTGAAATACAATTTCTTGTCATACCTCCTGTTATAAATCCTCTCATTTATGGTTTCAAATTGACAAAGATTCGGAACAGATTTCTGCATgttattacttttaaaaacaaatattaa